In Fibrobacterota bacterium, the genomic stretch GGCCAAAGCCACCAGCGGTATCGCGATTTGGAAAGCCGGCGTGCCGATTGCGATAAGCGAAAACACGGCGGCGATGACATCCATGGTCAAGCCCGCGTACGCCCATTCGCGCAATGTGCGCGGCACCGGCGCTAAGATGGCTATAACTCCCAGTAATTGGGCCAGGCCCAACAGGAGAGCGAAATAATCAGGATACCCCAGCCGGCGGAATACTTCCATGGAAGAGTCCGTTCTCAACAGGGCCGCGATGCTACCGAAGATCCAATTACCCGAAATCAATACGGTGGAGACCCAATACAAGACTTTGCCACTGGCGCTACTCATGGTTTTGCAACTCCTTCGCTAGCATTTCCAACAATCCCCGGGTGCCTTCTTCGCGGCCCTGGAGGCTATCGATTCCGTCGAAGAAAGCCCCTTGCTCGGTGAAGCGGACATCAGTTCCCTTCTCCCCGGGCAAAAGTTCGATGGTGGTCAGGGAAGCGGACATGCGCTTGCCTTCCATGGCCATGGTATAGGCGAAAACGATGCGCTGATCGGGAACGATGTCCTGATAAACCGCGTCCATGATAATCAAGGGGCCACCCTGATACCGGAAGCTGGCATGCTCCCGGCCGCCTACTGTGAATTCCATTTCGAACTTCTCGATACTGAAACCTTCGCCTTCCACCTGCCAGCGTCGTTTCTTGGCCTTGTCCGAAAAGGCCGCAAAGACCCGTTTGGCGGGGGTTGGGTAGTGGCGTTCGATACTGAAGCTGCCGT encodes the following:
- a CDS encoding SRPBCC family protein — protein: MAATTSTPSVFHGSFSIERHYPTPAKRVFAAFSDKAKKRRWQVEGEGFSIEKFEMEFTVGGREHASFRYQGGPLIIMDAVYQDIVPDQRIVFAYTMAMEGKRMSASLTTIELLPGEKGTDVRFTEQGAFFDGIDSLQGREEGTRGLLEMLAKELQNHE
- a CDS encoding DoxX family protein gives rise to the protein MSSASGKVLYWVSTVLISGNWIFGSIAALLRTDSSMEVFRRLGYPDYFALLLGLAQLLGVIAILAPVPRTLREWAYAGLTMDVIAAVFSLIAIGTPAFQIAIPLVALALVLVSYRGWKLRLRTKAT